The Amblyraja radiata isolate CabotCenter1 chromosome 5, sAmbRad1.1.pri, whole genome shotgun sequence genome includes the window CCGTGATGCCACGGGCCGAGACCACCGAGGTCTCTAAGAAATCCTTGGCCGACAGAGAGAGGCCAATCACGGGGGGCGACCTGTGGAGTGACCGACGGAGACAGGGTCAGTGCACCGGGACAAATCCGCCACGACCGACCCCCCGCATCAAATccttctctccgccccccccaGACAAACTCCCCGACAGCCAACCCCTCCCCACTGACCCCCACAGTCCAAGACCCAGCCTCCCcagcccctctcccatccccaccTCCAGCACATTATCCTCCCCCATTTTGTCCCCATCCTCACTCACCAGGCTGCCTGAGGGGGGTGGGCCGTGTTGAAGGCCTGGATGAGGGTCCAGGCGCGTTGGGCCAGGCAGGGGGCATCGGGCCTGGCCAGGGGGCAGCAGCGGGAGAAGCTGCGCGACTGGTGCTCCTCATGCAGCCGCAGCCCCACCGTCAGCTGCCGCGCAGTCCGCCCATTCTGCAACAAGGCGCAGAGTGAGTGGAGTGGCccatctcctgcccccccccccccccccccccatgcaaacCCCCTCCCCGGCAGTCCCCTCCCATCCAAACCCACACCCCAGCACACCAATACCCCGCCACTCAGACCTGGCCCCCACTCCCAGGGCTAAACCCACCCCAGGGTACCCGACCCGAGGGCACGCATCTTCCAGCCTCCGCCATCCCAGTTACCAACCCCCTAGCGCACACATCACAGGGATACCCATCCCCCGGGCAGGTCCAACCCCCCACCACCCATAGCCCAAACCCGCTCCACACCGCGAGGGAGTGGAGTTAGGTAAccctgaggggaggagggggcaccggggcagggggagagggtcTTTGCGGAGGGAGTGTGGGTGGTACTCTGCCAGGCAGGCGACCAGACATTGTGGGCATtagccacccacccacccacctgctGCTGATCCTGGAGCAGTCTCTCCTCCAGCTCTGTCGACAGCTGCAGCAGCCAATGTTTCACCTGCACAGGAGGGACAAAGGTCAGCACCATCCCAGCAAATGGACAGgtgacccctccccaccccacttcACACCACCAGCCCCAACCTCAACACCCACCCCACTACCCTCCCCCTACCCTACCCCAACACCCAgcaccccacccaccaccacctgTGAGGTCCTGTGAAGCAAATATGGCTCGTGTCAGCAGAAGATTAACAAGCAGGACCTCGAGGGTGGTGATCTCTGGGGTTACTCCCAGTGCCACGTGccagtgagggtaggaacaggaagACAGGACAGATAAATGCTtgactgaggagttggtgcagggtgcAGGATTCAGATTTTTAGACCATTGGTATCTCTTTGATCtatccttgcagggaggtttgcCAGTGCTACttaggagggtttaaactagagaggCAGGGGGTGCGAACCAGAGTGAAAGGTCAGAAATTGGAAGGAGTCATTGGAAagcttgaattgaatttcctttagctCTTGAGGTTAGGGACCAGTAAGTATCAAATGAAGgacaggtggggagaggggaaggaataTGGTGACACGGATGGACTgcagtgtgtttatttcaatgcccGGTGCTTTGTGGAAAATACAGAGGAGCCTGGCCACTGATGAGCATTTTGGGGAAAGTGATCAAAACTCAGTAAGTTTTGAGATTATTTTGAAAAGGGACAAGGCTGGACCTGGCAGGAAGTTACTAAATTGGAGTAAAGCAAATTACAAAGCCATTAGGCAGGACCTCTGGCAGGTTTGCTGAGAGCAATTGTTAATGGGTAAGTCCACATCAGACATGTGGGGGTCGTTCTCAGGCCAGTTTATCGAAGTTCATAGccggcatgttccagtaaggaggagggataaggatggtaAAGTAAGGGAAatttggatgaccaaagaggttgtaaaaTTGGTCAATAAGAAAAAGGAAGTGCTTGCAAGCTAGTCTGTAATCCGGCAGGATATTTGATTGTAAAGAAAGGAGGATAGAATTTAAGTTGGTGATTTGTAGCCAAAAGGGGCTTTGCGGGACTAAAATCCCAAAGCATTTTATGCCCATATTAAAAACAGGAGTGTAACCAAGGAGAAGGTAGGcccactcaaggataaaggaaggAATTTGTTGTTGAAGGCTGTGGATATACCTTGCATTTGTTTCACCAAGGAGGACATAGAGGACAGTGAGATccgtgtggagaatactaatggGCAAGGGCAGCTTgagaggggggtcttatagaaacttacaaaattcttaagtggttggacaggctagatgcaggaagattattcccgatgttggtgaagtccagaactaggggtcacagtttaaggataagagggaagtcttttaggaccgagatgagaaaatcattttttacacagagagtggtgaatctgtggaattctctgccacagaaggtagttgaggccagttcattggctatatttaagagggagttagatgtggcccttgtggctaaagggatcagggggtatggagagaaggcagggatgggatactgagttggatgatcagccttgatcatattgaatggcggtgcaggctcgaagggccgaatggcctactcctgcacctattttctatgtttctatgagattcaGAAGGTGGTTCAGCTGGTTTTACAAAAAGGGACAcacagtgctgaaataactcagcgggacaggcagcatctctggagaacatggatagatgacgtttggggtcaggacccttcagactgatggagggtctccacccgaaacgtcacctatccatgttctccagagatgctgcctgacccactgagttagttactccagcactgtgtatcctTTCATATTTGCCAGGATTTGGGGGTATGAGCAATAGGAAGAGGTTTtcctctctggaatgccagacgtTGCAGCGAGACCAggtagaagtatataatattatgggtggcattgatagggtagacaatcagaacccttttcccagaatggaaaagttaaatactagaaggcataacttgaaggtgagagggacaaagtataACGGTGATGTGTGGAGGTTATATTTGCACGGAGGCTGGTAATTGCCAGGAGTatgctgccagggtggtggttGTGGCATATTGGAGACTTTTGGAAAGGCATGTGGAAATGTAGGGActggagggatattgattatgtgcaggcagataagtgttggtcttggcatcatgttcggcacagacacggtgggccgacggtcatgttcttgtgctgtactgttgtgagGGAGGCTGTGTAATGACCCACCTGCTCACACATGGTCAGGGCCTCTTTGCCCATGAAATTCTTGCTGCACCCGATGGATTTGGTGAGGTACCGGGGCCTCACCGGCTCAAAGTCCAGGCCCCGACACAGGTCAAAGAGCCAGCTCCTGAAACACAGACACAACCCCTTCAGCCCAGCTcctccacgctgaccaagatgacccatctaaggTAGTCTCGTTGGCTGCTCTTTTAAAAGCTATTGGGGGTGGACGGcatggggggggtgcagggaggcCGGGAACGTAgtcggggcagaggcaggaagggGGTGGGAAGGCTGGGTGTGGTCAGCTGCAGAGGGGGTGGGGACGGGGTGTGGCAAGTATCAGGGTGGAGGCTGGGTAGGGACGGAGACAGGAGGGGAGGGGCAGGATGCGGTGGGGGTGGGAATGGGGAGACGAGGTGGAGGGGGATTGGCGTGGGGGGGGCAACAGGACATAGGTCGTACTCTGGGGTGACCCCCCATCCTGGGACTGTCTCGATGTCCACCATGCCCTGGGACCCCTTGATGCCCTCTACCCAGGGACCCCTTGATACCCCGTACCCTGCGATCACCGCTCGCTGTGCCCGCTCTTACCCGGTTTTGACCCCGAAGCTGGTGTGCAGCTGTGCCTGGGAGAAGGCTCGGAGCTGGCCCATGTTGTGCACCTGGAGGAGCTGTGAGACGGACTCCCCCAGCTTCCCGCCCAGGTTACGGCTGGTGGGGAACAGGCAGACAGGTCAACAGTGCCGAACCACCCGCTGCCCCAGGCCAGACACCAACGGCAcgcttcccctctcccaccaccacgttctgcccccacccacccccgctCCTACACCCACACCCAACCCCACTctgccccacacccccacactctgccttccacccaccacccccacactctACCCACCACCCACACTCTGCCCTCTACATGCCACCCCCATGAGCCCCACACCCCACTGTCCCTCGCCAAACGCTGCCCAACACACGCAGCCTGCATCACCCACACTCCCCGTCATGCACGCTGCCCACCGCAACTGTTCCCCGTCACACGGGGGCCGGGTGGGAGTGTGTTCCCATTGACGAGTCACAGGAGATGGAGCTCCACTCACCCCCGCACGCGAGCATCAGGGAGACTTACACAACCCACCCCCTCCCGGCTTTTACTCCTCACCACCAGTCCTGGAGGAGGGGTAGGAACCCGGAGCGGGCGCTGGGGAGGCGACCGCGGGCCCTGGGGGAGGAGGGTGCCACGGGTGGGGACAGGCttcaggggaggaggagggacgggtgatggtggagggtgggggagggggaaggagggacgTTGAAGTAGGAGACCCGGACAGAGACTCACATGGTGCTGATGGGCAGAGTATCGAAGAGGCGGTCCACAGACTCCATGGGCAGCAGAGTCTGGCGGTTCGGCTTGTTCAGACCACAGCTCAGCTTCGCCAGCACCTATGGACACGGCAGAGTGGGGTCAGGCTCagggtcacccctcctccccgccTGTCAGTCTTCCCTTAAATGGGCAAAGCCTGGAAGGttgtggaccaaatgtgggcaaatgggaccagtgtaTCTGGGCTGAAGAGTTGGCTGGATGCAGTGAGCCCGTCTCTGTTGTCTCCAGGCCCTCCCCTCGGCTCCCCTCCCCACAGACGCGCGTCTCTCACAGTTTGGGTTTACCTTGTTGTGGGAGATTCCAGCTGAACACGTGTAGCCGGTTTCTGCTTCCACCGCTGCCCGCATCTCCTCCACGATCAGTGCCCCTGCTGTGAGCAGCAGCTCGGGGCTGCCATGGTCCCTGTCCGCGGGCAATGAGTCCAGCCAAGCCTGTAGCCCCTCCCGCCGCGTctcctctgggggggggggggtgtaaaggGGATCATGGCTCACCAACAATGCCCACCCAACCCGGCCCGTACCTCTCCACCCTGGCcaatcccccctccacctctctccctgcCGCACCTCCTCTGGGGGGGATATAGGGGGCAGGGGTCACTGACGGTGCAGGTACCCCTCCACCCTCGCTCAATCCCTCCTCTCACTGCAGCTCCATGAGGATACAGGAGGCTGACCGTGCCATCCGCCTTGGACCCACTGTCCCAgcacctcactccctccctctccaaaccGTCCTTACCAGCCCCTCCCTCACCAGTCCCTCCCTTACTGCCGCTTCCCACACTGGCCTCTCCCTTCCTCGTCTGCTCTTCTAACcaagcctccctccctccccagccCCCTCCAATGGCCGCACCCTCGTCACCTCTGTGCAGGGCCGAGAGCGGTGGGGCCCGACTGTCCCTGTCCCGGGGGAATCCCTCCACGCAGGTGCTCCTGAGCAGGGTCGCCGCTTGCTGCAGGAGTCCCGGCTGCTTCAGGCGCCGGCCGGCCTCTGCCGTCAGGTCGGCGTAAACCTCGTCGATGCTGGCCCTCTCGATCACCGCGaagcgagacagcaccgccagcaCTTGCCCGCTCGCCTGCCGATACCTGCCGGGGGAGGGTCACCGGATCAGCCTCGCCCACCCCCCGGAGAGCAGCGGCGGGCGAGggggcaggggtggaggtgaggggTCCAGGGAGTGCAAGGTGGGGGAGAGAATGAGGAGGCATGGAGTGGAGGGTCAGGGAGGGTGGGTGAAGGAGGGCATGGAGGTCCAGGGGTCAGGGGAGGGCATGAGGGAGGTTGGGGTGGGCGAGGTTTTAGGGGGCCAGGATGAGGGGATGGAGGGCGATGGGTCGAGGATGAGGGGTCGGGGAAAGCGAGGAGTCGGGGGGGAATGAGGGGCAATCGCCCCCTTACCTGCTGAGATTGGCCTTGCCGTGCGCCTCGGGGATCCGGGCCAATTGCAGGCCTGGGCACCTCCTCATGGCCTCTACCCCCCTCATGCCCCTCTTCACCCCCTGGGCACGAGCCTCGTAGCTGACGGCCACAATcctgcagagagggaggggggtcgtGAGCCGCGGCGATGCGGGTGggtgaagcggggggggggggggcgggtgggtgAGActacaggggtggggggggaagcttgagtaaaaacaaatggctggaggaacccagcgggtcaggcagcatctgtgaagggaatggactctTCATGATTGGAGCGGAGGAGATCCAGCTGGTAAAAAGAGGTGGGCAGTAGAGGTTATCTAAAGGTGGATAAATGTGGATGCAGTTCCCCGTGgtgggctgatccagaagattaagaggcACGGGATTCACAGTGACCTGATCATAGGGATTTATTACTGGCTTACTGACTGAGGGCTGTGGTGGAAGTGCGATATTCTGGCCAccgatctgtgaccagtggagttccacagggattcctgctgggacctctgttattGGTAATGTATAAATGCAGATGGATTggtcagtaagtttgcagatgacaccaaaattggtggagttgcaaaCAATGAACGGTGAAATGAAATGGCAGGGTACAGATCAGTTACAGATAAGAGCCGAAATTAGGTGTTGCGCCTTGGGAGGTCAAATTGGGAGGTATACAGTTAAcgtcaagacccttaacagcattgatgtacagaaggatctcgGTCCATAAAGCATTTCTTCCTGAAGTAGATAGAATGGTGGCTGAGGCTCACCCCAGACCTCATACTGGAGGTTACGAGGCAGGGACGTGTATATGCAGgacatggagggatatagatcatgtgtaggcagggaAGATTAGTTTGAATCGGAACACACATCGTGGGTTCTGCTGCTCCATGTTTGTGCAATTGGATTGTATATTACCCCAGTGGAACATgaagttcaccaggatgctgACTGGGGGGAAGAGTATCCATTTAGAGTGGAGGTTGGGTTGATATTCCCTGGGGCAGAGAAGACCAAGGAGAGAAGGTGCACTGGAGTACTGAATTTACGAGGGGCAGATATCGAAATGTATGTGACTTTTTTTCCGAACAAGGGGTCTAAAACTGATCAAGGGGTCTAAAACTATGTTTACAGTAAGAAGGAGGGTTGAggggatctgaggaagaatgttttCCTCCAGAGGATGGCTGGAATCTTTATCGCACTGCAAGAGGGGTGATCAAGGCAATAAGTGTCTGgtatcagagaaacatagaaaaataag containing:
- the polh gene encoding DNA polymerase eta isoform X1; its protein translation is MPLDKGKERVVVLVDMDCFYVQVEQKANPELKGKPCAVVQYKTWQGGGIVAVSYEARAQGVKRGMRGVEAMRRCPGLQLARIPEAHGKANLSRYRQASGQVLAVLSRFAVIERASIDEVYADLTAEAGRRLKQPGLLQQAATLLRSTCVEGFPRDRDSRAPPLSALHREETRREGLQAWLDSLPADRDHGSPELLLTAGALIVEEMRAAVEAETGYTCSAGISHNKVLAKLSCGLNKPNRQTLLPMESVDRLFDTLPISTIRNLGGKLGESVSQLLQVHNMGQLRAFSQAQLHTSFGVKTGSWLFDLCRGLDFEPVRPRYLTKSIGCSKNFMGKEALTMCEQVKHWLLQLSTELEERLLQDQQQNGRTARQLTVGLRLHEEHQSRSFSRCCPLARPDAPCLAQRAWTLIQAFNTAHPPQAAWSPPVIGLSLSAKDFLETSVVSARGITDFLTSSSSQSPGAGAAPNPGRVGGAQSPVRRLDPGGAHRAGTITSFFMHAPTDKTCPSPDPVTHTFPAQPSALSIAPLTSPPPLAPTPPPVPETPPSPSPHSSPSHTPPLGRRDSDRTGPAEMDLPGVSFFKRKALARSPGQPPADPPLSPGLPTEVLVRCARCGQSTLPWQVAEHKDFHFALDLQRSLSTLPPPSPPARTKHKAVDQLRGPGKRARTGSKTLDWYFQKAPP
- the polh gene encoding DNA polymerase eta isoform X2 yields the protein MPLDKGKERVVVLVDMDCFYVQVEQKANPELKGKPCAVVQYKTWQGGGIVAVSYEARAQGVKRGMRGVEAMRRCPGLQLARIPEAHGKANLSRYRQASGQVLAVLSRFAVIERASIDEVYADLTAEAGRRLKQPGLLQQAATLLRSTCVEGFPRDRDSRAPPLSALHREETRREGLQAWLDSLPADRDHGSPELLLTAGALIVEEMRAAVEAETGYTCSAGISHNKVLAKLSCGLNKPNRQTLLPMESVDRLFDTLPISTMSWLFDLCRGLDFEPVRPRYLTKSIGCSKNFMGKEALTMCEQVKHWLLQLSTELEERLLQDQQQNGRTARQLTVGLRLHEEHQSRSFSRCCPLARPDAPCLAQRAWTLIQAFNTAHPPQAAWSPPVIGLSLSAKDFLETSVVSARGITDFLTSSSSQSPGAGAAPNPGRVGGAQSPVRRLDPGGAHRAGTITSFFMHAPTDKTCPSPDPVTHTFPAQPSALSIAPLTSPPPLAPTPPPVPETPPSPSPHSSPSHTPPLGRRDSDRTGPAEMDLPGVSFFKRKALARSPGQPPADPPLSPGLPTEVLVRCARCGQSTLPWQVAEHKDFHFALDLQRSLSTLPPPSPPARTKHKAVDQLRGPGKRARTGSKTLDWYFQKAPP